A window of Flavobacterium flavigenum contains these coding sequences:
- a CDS encoding SusF/SusE family outer membrane protein — protein sequence MKNIKNIISFIIMSIVLVSCEDKGLENADWLKEPNFANPMTLSLSVNEVVLVKENEGQNAITFTWTKGNDRGAGTNLTYFLRMDIEGKNFGEGMDKDNDNYTTITEELPQGVFTKTYTVKQLNDLLLKNFKRPGGVVTNLQLQIIARVDNSKQFQLPEVSTSTFSATSYSPGPLPLFMVGDAISGNWDYSTGKSLPEITERTIYNYIGNFSVGSFKVIEKPGNELPSYDPAAGNTLVYNETEPRTADNVFKVAESGRHSLYMDIDQKTYVFGYVPYENIYMVGNAITGIGWDIGKAKQMTWDPKNPEVFSYKGQFDAGEFKLYTQQGNWGGRALMPAINLTKLVPDAAPTPMSLMPNANPDNKWLIEATGNYELIVNPAKMTIALKKL from the coding sequence ATGAAAAATATAAAAAATATTATCTCATTTATCATAATGAGTATCGTTCTTGTCTCTTGTGAAGATAAAGGACTTGAGAATGCTGATTGGCTTAAAGAACCCAATTTTGCTAATCCGATGACTTTAAGTCTTTCCGTTAACGAAGTTGTATTGGTAAAAGAAAATGAGGGACAAAATGCCATAACTTTTACCTGGACAAAAGGAAATGACAGGGGAGCCGGAACTAATTTGACTTACTTTTTACGTATGGATATTGAAGGTAAAAATTTTGGAGAAGGAATGGACAAGGATAATGACAATTATACGACCATTACAGAAGAACTGCCACAAGGTGTTTTTACTAAAACTTATACGGTAAAGCAATTAAACGATTTATTGTTGAAAAACTTTAAACGTCCGGGTGGTGTTGTCACGAACCTTCAGTTGCAGATAATAGCAAGGGTAGATAATAGCAAGCAGTTTCAGCTTCCGGAAGTATCTACATCCACTTTTTCTGCTACGAGCTATAGTCCTGGACCGTTGCCATTGTTTATGGTTGGAGATGCTATAAGCGGAAACTGGGATTACAGCACAGGTAAAAGCTTACCAGAAATTACTGAAAGAACAATTTATAATTATATTGGAAATTTTTCTGTTGGCTCATTTAAGGTTATTGAAAAACCAGGCAATGAACTGCCATCTTATGATCCTGCAGCCGGAAATACGCTTGTTTATAATGAAACAGAGCCAAGAACAGCCGATAATGTTTTCAAAGTAGCTGAGTCAGGTCGTCATTCGTTATATATGGATATTGATCAGAAAACCTATGTTTTTGGATATGTGCCTTACGAGAATATTTATATGGTTGGAAATGCAATAACCGGTATAGGCTGGGATATTGGAAAGGCCAAACAAATGACATGGGATCCTAAGAATCCTGAAGTTTTTTCATACAAAGGACAATTTGATGCGGGCGAATTTAAACTTTATACGCAGCAAGGCAACTGGGGAGGCAGAGCTTTAATGCCTGCAATAAATCTTACGAAACTTGTACCTGATGCAGCCCCAACACCAATGTCGTTGATGCCAAACGCTAATCCAGATAATAAATGGCTTATTGAAGCGACAGGGAATTACGAACTTATTGTTAATCCTGCGAAAATGACTATTGCGCTAAAAAAACTGTAG